In Paramisgurnus dabryanus chromosome 14, PD_genome_1.1, whole genome shotgun sequence, one genomic interval encodes:
- the LOC141280738 gene encoding uncharacterized protein encodes MLFKEECENRKIEKLSEMTHIFIIQTDIRKDCGYDGHIHFCAKSYFILTFNRLLNVYVYDAGIFKKQPTYHHFDQIDQLLNSTLINVEEQSDTRNSDLQVNAPAINEGSQGVNEGCELQDAALLVTQPGFVTQNTSTKSSRLSLSRKRKQSRSITRDKRVCPDNALVSDVQPRDTTTDFIKTVDFYTENLLGAGDVTNSWSAALASVSEANGDAIVPVATTVLTSSLDSQTSAAVNLPRVVGARGEDESSMIFETSLPANQEHFNNELLLELIAQVRRLTEDVASINSRCTAQEALLRSLAEGIAAIISWAKDQQVLTRLIFEAHQKTSEEQNLVNRMLLDRLVNIEKVQRKEFDLQGGTVILLQQVKDAVSHNNGL; translated from the exons atgcttttcaaagAGGAGTGTGAGAACAGAAAGATTGAGAAACTGAGTGAGATGACCCATATTTTCATTATACAGACTGATATCAGAAAAGACTGTGGCTATGATGGTCACATTCATTTTTGTGCCAAG tcttattttattttaacatttaacaggcttttaaatgtatatgtatacgATGCaggaatttttaaaaagcagcCCACATACCATCATTTTGACCAGATCGACCAACTTT TGAATTCTACTTTGATAAATGTTGAAGAGCAAAGCGACACTAGGAACAGCGATCTACAAG TAAATGCCCCCGCAATAAATGAGGGTTCTCAAGGCGTTAATGAGGGCTGCGAACTGCAAG atGCAGCATTACTAGTTACACAGCCAGGGTTTGTAACACAGAATACCTCTACAAAATCTTCAAGACTTAGTCTTAGTCGGAAACGAAAGCAGTCCCGTTCTATTACCCGTGATAAAAGGGTATGCCCTGACAATGCACTAGTCTCTGATGTGCAACCTCGGGATACCACCACAGATTTCATTAAAACAGTTG atttCTATACAGAAAACCTGTTAGGAGCTGGTGATGTCACAAATTCATGGTCTGCAGCGTTGGCAAGTGTCTCAGAAGCTAACGGTGATGCGATAGTGCCGGTAGCTACTACCGTACTGACATCTTCTTTGGACTCGCAGACATCTGCGGCGGTTAATCTGCCACGTGTGGTTGGAGCCCGTGGCGAGGATGAATCTTCTATGATTTTTGAAACATCTCTACCTGCAAATCAGGAACATTTCAATAATGAGTTATTGCTGGAATTGATAGCGCAAGTGAGAAGACTGACTGAAGACGTCGCATCCATAAATTCAAGGTGTACAGCTCAAGAGGCATTGCTGAGAAGCCTGGCAGAAGGCATCGCTGCCATAATTTCATGGGCTAAAGATCAACAGGTGTTAACCAGACTTATATTTGAAGCTCACCAGAAGACTTCTGAAGAACAAAACTTGGTGAACAGAATGCTGCTTGATCGATTGGTGAACATTGAAAAAGTCCAGAGAAAGGAATTCGATCTACAGGGAGGTACGGTAATTCTACTTCAACAAGTTAAAGATGCTGTTTCACACAATAATGGTTTATAG